The Pseudomonadota bacterium genome includes a region encoding these proteins:
- a CDS encoding TlyA family RNA methyltransferase: MVKERIDVLLAKKGLAPSREKAKILIMAGEVYAGNERITRPDRKIGDDAPIEVKKNPIPYVSYGGIKLEKAIEAFSIDVKGKKVIDIGSSTGGFIDCLLQHGASIVYAVDVGTHQLHEHLRTDKRVIVKENLNARYLTFEDIGEQVDIITIDVSFISLKMILPVTIPLLSNNGHVVSLVKPQFEVGRFEVGKGGIVKDVEKIKRAIEDIKLFGMGLGLKPTSEIEAPRAKEKKNREYFISWEL; encoded by the coding sequence ATGGTTAAAGAAAGGATAGACGTGCTCCTCGCAAAGAAAGGACTTGCCCCGTCACGGGAAAAGGCAAAAATCCTTATCATGGCAGGAGAGGTATATGCCGGGAATGAGCGTATAACAAGACCGGACAGAAAAATAGGTGACGATGCCCCCATAGAGGTTAAAAAAAATCCCATACCTTATGTCAGCTATGGCGGCATAAAGCTTGAGAAGGCAATTGAAGCATTCTCTATAGATGTAAAGGGTAAAAAAGTAATTGATATAGGTTCATCAACAGGTGGATTTATAGATTGTCTGTTACAGCACGGCGCATCAATTGTTTACGCCGTTGATGTGGGAACGCACCAGCTTCATGAACACTTAAGAACAGATAAAAGGGTTATCGTAAAAGAAAATCTCAACGCCCGGTATCTCACATTTGAAGATATCGGTGAGCAGGTAGATATTATCACAATCGATGTCTCATTCATTTCGTTGAAAATGATCCTGCCGGTGACAATTCCCCTGTTGAGTAATAACGGTCATGTTGTCTCCCTTGTAAAACCACAATTTGAGGTTGGACGGTTTGAGGTAGGCAAGGGTGGTATTGTAAAGGATGTCGAAAAGATAAAGAGGGCAATTGAAGATATAAAATTATTCGGCATGGGGCTCGGCTTAAAGCCTACGAGTGAAATTGAAGCACCGCGGGCAAAAGAGAAAAAAAACCGGGAGTATTTTATATCATGGGAATTGTAA